In Pseudomonas sp. R76, one genomic interval encodes:
- a CDS encoding 2-hydroxyacid dehydrogenase yields MKKTVLAFSRVTPEMIERLQQDFEVIAPNPKLGDINAQFNEALPHAHGLIGVGRKLGRAQLEGASKLEVVSSVSVGYDNYDVAYFNERGIMLTNTPDVLTESTADLAFALLMSSARRVAELDAWTKAGQWKASVGAPLFGCDVHGKTLGIVGMGNIGAAIARRGRLGFNMPILYSGNSRKTQLEQELGAQFRSLEQLLAESDFVCLVVPLSDKTRHLISTRELGLMKPSAILINISRGPVVDEPALIEALQTQKIRGAGLDVYEQEPLAESPLFQLSNAVTLPHIGSATGETREAMANRALENLRSALLGQRPQDLVNPQVWKA; encoded by the coding sequence ATGAAAAAGACCGTCCTCGCCTTCAGCCGCGTCACCCCGGAAATGATCGAACGCCTGCAACAGGACTTCGAGGTGATCGCGCCCAACCCCAAGCTGGGTGACATCAACGCGCAATTCAATGAGGCTCTGCCCCACGCCCACGGCTTGATCGGCGTGGGCCGCAAGCTCGGCCGTGCGCAGCTTGAAGGCGCGAGCAAGCTGGAAGTGGTCTCCAGCGTGTCGGTGGGCTACGACAACTACGACGTGGCGTACTTCAACGAGCGCGGGATCATGCTCACCAACACCCCCGACGTGCTCACCGAAAGCACCGCCGACCTGGCCTTTGCCTTGCTGATGAGCAGCGCCCGCCGCGTGGCCGAGTTGGACGCGTGGACCAAGGCCGGGCAATGGAAGGCCAGCGTTGGTGCGCCGTTGTTCGGTTGCGATGTGCACGGCAAAACCCTCGGTATCGTCGGCATGGGCAACATCGGCGCGGCCATCGCCCGTCGCGGGCGCCTGGGTTTCAATATGCCGATCCTGTACAGCGGCAACAGCCGCAAGACGCAACTTGAGCAAGAGCTGGGCGCGCAGTTCCGCAGCCTGGAGCAGTTGCTGGCCGAGTCGGATTTCGTCTGCCTGGTGGTGCCGTTGAGCGACAAGACTCGCCACCTGATCAGCACCCGCGAACTGGGGCTGATGAAGCCCAGCGCGATCCTGATCAACATCTCCCGTGGGCCGGTGGTGGACGAGCCGGCACTGATCGAAGCCCTGCAAACCCAGAAGATTCGTGGCGCCGGGCTGGATGTGTATGAGCAAGAGCCGCTGGCCGAATCGCCGCTGTTCCAGCTGAGCAATGCGGTGACTTTGCCGCACATCGGCTCGGCTACCGGTGAAACCCGTGAAGCCATGGCCAATCGCGCCCTGGAAAACCTGCGCAGCGCCTTGCTGGGCCAGCGCCCGCAAGACTTGGTGAACCCGCAAGTCTGGAAGGCCTGA
- a CDS encoding LysR family transcriptional regulator, with the protein MDTLQNMRAFSCVAEAGSFTAAAVQLDTTTANVSRAVSNLEAHLQTRLLNRTTRRIALTEAGKRYLLRCEQILAYVEEAEAEASDAHARPAGQLKVHTMTGIGQHFVIDAIARYRRTHPDVTFDLTLANRVPDLLDEGYDVSIVLASELPDSGFVSQRLGITYSIACASPDYVKAKGCAQRPQDLLNHACLRLVSPVIQLDKWTFNGPEGQESVAINTSPFLVNSADAMKTAITSGMGVGLLPVYAAIEGLRNGTLVRVMPTYRSQELNLYAIYPSRQYLDAKIKTWVEYLRGSLPEILAAHQAELVAYELSGSLSGARLAN; encoded by the coding sequence ATGGACACTTTGCAAAACATGCGCGCGTTCAGTTGCGTGGCCGAAGCTGGCAGCTTCACCGCCGCCGCCGTGCAACTGGACACCACCACGGCCAACGTCTCGCGCGCGGTCTCCAACCTGGAAGCCCATCTGCAAACCCGCTTGCTCAACCGCACCACCCGCCGCATTGCGCTGACCGAGGCCGGTAAACGCTATTTGCTGCGCTGCGAACAAATTCTCGCCTACGTCGAAGAAGCCGAGGCCGAAGCCAGCGACGCGCATGCGCGCCCCGCCGGGCAGTTGAAAGTGCACACCATGACCGGCATCGGCCAGCATTTCGTCATCGATGCGATTGCCCGCTACCGCCGCACCCACCCCGACGTGACCTTCGACCTGACCCTGGCCAACCGCGTGCCGGACCTGCTCGACGAGGGCTACGACGTGTCCATCGTGCTGGCCAGCGAACTGCCGGACTCGGGCTTCGTGTCCCAGCGCCTGGGCATTACTTACAGCATCGCCTGCGCCTCGCCGGATTACGTCAAGGCCAAGGGCTGCGCGCAACGGCCCCAGGACTTGCTCAACCACGCCTGCCTGCGCCTGGTGAGCCCGGTGATCCAGCTGGATAAATGGACCTTCAACGGCCCCGAAGGCCAGGAAAGTGTAGCGATCAATACGTCGCCGTTCCTGGTCAACTCGGCGGATGCGATGAAAACCGCGATCACCAGTGGCATGGGCGTCGGCCTGTTGCCGGTGTATGCGGCTATCGAAGGCCTGCGCAACGGCACGCTGGTACGGGTGATGCCGACTTATCGTTCGCAAGAGCTGAACCTGTATGCCATCTACCCGTCGCGCCAATACCTGGATGCGAAGATCAAGACGTGGGTGGAATACCTGCGCGGGTCGCTGCCGGAAATACTGGCAGCGCACCAGGCGGAACTGGTGGCCTATGAATTGAGCGGCAGCCTGAGCGGCGCGCGGTTGGCGAACTGA
- a CDS encoding efflux transporter outer membrane subunit, with protein MPRRISRELKALSVLALSLAISGCIGTGGIAPQGQALNANTLATDEAIQHVTQDAHWPTAQWWQAYGDPQLNRWVALATQNSPSLAMAAARVREARAMAGVAESAEALQINSDTTLKRHNWPKDQFYGPGELSGANTWDNSSSLGLSYALDLWGRESNASERAVDLAHMSAAEARQAQLELQNNVVRAYIQLSLHYANRDIVAATLAQQQQILDLANKRLNAGIGTHFDVSQAETPLPETHRQLDALDEEIALSRNQLAALAGKGPGEGAQLQRPSLSLAAPLKLPSSLPAQLLGQRPDVVASRWQVAAQARGIDVAHAGFYPNVDLVGSLGYMATGGAMLGFLSGEKLNYNVGPAITLPIFDGGRLRGQLGEASAGYDIAVAKYNQTLVNALKGISDQLIRRESMDKQSAFAAQSVASAQKTYDIAMIAYQRGLTDYLNVLNAQTLLFHQQQIEQQVQAARLSAHAELVTALGGGLGAGNDVPQPAKTLPSKTPAALAVFDH; from the coding sequence GTGCCGCGTCGCATCAGCAGAGAGCTGAAGGCTCTCAGTGTTTTGGCCTTATCGTTAGCAATCAGCGGCTGCATCGGAACCGGAGGAATCGCCCCCCAAGGCCAGGCCCTCAACGCCAATACCCTGGCCACCGACGAAGCGATTCAACACGTCACCCAGGACGCCCACTGGCCCACCGCGCAATGGTGGCAAGCCTACGGCGACCCGCAACTGAACCGCTGGGTCGCACTGGCCACGCAAAACAGCCCGAGCCTGGCCATGGCCGCCGCGCGGGTGCGTGAAGCGCGGGCCATGGCCGGTGTTGCCGAGTCGGCCGAGGCGTTGCAGATCAACAGTGACACCACGCTCAAGCGCCACAACTGGCCGAAGGATCAGTTCTACGGGCCGGGCGAGCTGAGCGGCGCCAACACCTGGGACAACAGTTCCTCCCTGGGCTTGAGTTACGCCCTCGACCTGTGGGGCCGCGAAAGCAACGCCAGCGAACGCGCCGTCGACCTGGCGCACATGAGCGCCGCCGAGGCGCGCCAGGCCCAGCTCGAATTGCAAAACAACGTGGTGCGCGCCTATATCCAGCTGTCGTTGCATTACGCCAACCGCGATATCGTCGCCGCCACGCTGGCCCAGCAACAGCAGATTCTCGACCTGGCCAATAAACGCCTGAATGCCGGGATCGGCACGCACTTCGACGTCAGCCAGGCCGAAACGCCGTTGCCGGAGACCCATCGTCAACTGGACGCCTTGGACGAAGAAATCGCCTTGAGCCGTAACCAACTGGCGGCATTGGCCGGCAAAGGCCCAGGTGAGGGCGCGCAACTGCAACGCCCGAGCCTGAGCCTCGCCGCGCCGCTGAAATTACCTTCCAGCCTGCCGGCGCAGTTGCTTGGCCAACGCCCGGACGTGGTCGCCAGCCGCTGGCAAGTCGCCGCGCAAGCGCGTGGCATTGATGTGGCCCATGCCGGTTTCTACCCCAACGTCGACCTCGTCGGCAGCCTCGGCTACATGGCCACTGGCGGCGCCATGCTGGGCTTTTTGAGTGGTGAGAAACTCAATTACAACGTCGGCCCGGCGATCACCTTGCCGATCTTCGACGGCGGCCGTTTGCGCGGGCAGTTGGGCGAAGCCAGCGCCGGCTATGACATCGCCGTGGCCAAGTACAACCAAACCCTGGTCAATGCGCTCAAGGGCATAAGCGACCAGTTGATCCGTCGCGAGTCCATGGACAAGCAGTCGGCGTTCGCCGCGCAGTCGGTGGCCTCGGCGCAAAAAACCTACGACATTGCGATGATCGCCTACCAGCGCGGCCTTACCGATTACCTCAACGTGCTGAACGCCCAGACCTTGCTGTTCCACCAGCAGCAAATCGAGCAACAGGTGCAGGCCGCGCGCCTGAGCGCGCATGCCGAACTGGTCACCGC